GAAGTTCAAACCAATCTTTTTTCTTTCGCTTTTAGCGAAAGGTTGAGCATATTTTTCTTTGATTGCCCAAAAACTAATCTAAAAACAATATGGACAACATAAATTTACAAACCAAAAAGATTTTTCTCTATGCTCGCAAATCCACGGACGAACCCGAAAGGCAGGTTTTGAGTATTGAGGCGCAAATGTTTGAGTTACGAGAATATGCCAAAAAAGAAGGACTGAATATCGTCCGTGAATTTGTGGAAAGCAAAACCGCCAAAGAGCCGGGCAGAGAGATTTTTAACGACATGGTGGCAAGCATAGAGAAAAATGAAGCGGAAGGAATTTTAGCGTGGCATCCTGACCGCCTTGCTCGTAATTCAATAGACGGCGGACGAATAATTTACTTGGTAGATACTGGCAAAATCACCACGCTAAAATTTCCTACTTTTTGGTTTGATCCGACACCACAGGGAAAATTTATGTTGTCCA
This window of the bacterium genome carries:
- a CDS encoding recombinase family protein, which encodes MDNINLQTKKIFLYARKSTDEPERQVLSIEAQMFELREYAKKEGLNIVREFVESKTAKEPGREIFNDMVASIEKNEAEGILAWHPDRLARNSIDGGRIIYLVDTGKITTLKFPTFWFDPTPQGKFMLS